In the Salvelinus namaycush isolate Seneca chromosome 35, SaNama_1.0, whole genome shotgun sequence genome, one interval contains:
- the gclc gene encoding glutamate--cysteine ligase catalytic subunit — MGLLSKGSPLNWEETKKYADHVRKHGIVQFLNIYNKVKERQKDVLLWGDEVEYMLIEMDEKNGKVRLVLNGGEVLETLQDKGEKTNPNHPTLWRPEYGSYMIEGTPGQPYGGTMSEFNTVEDNMGKRRREASSVLNKNETLATITSFPRLGCPGFTQPEYKPTPVEKGVSKSLFFPDEAINRHPRFSTLTRNIRHRRGEKVVINVPIFKDKCTPSPFVEKFPEDDGEAARAALPDHIYMDAMGFGMGNCCLQVTFQACSIEEARYLYDQLATFCPIMMALSAASPFYRGYVSDIDCRWGVISASVDDRTGEERGLEPLKTNKFRILKSRYDSIDSYLSSCGDRYNDIDLTIDEEINKQLLDAGIDKLLAQHIAHLFIRDPLSLFEEKIYLDDENESDHFENLQSTNWQTMRFKPPPPNSDIGWRVEFRPMEVQLTDFENSAFVVFIVLLTRVILSYKLDFLIPLSKVDENMKVAQKRNAVQEGMFYFRKDIYKGCNPALDSSSSAAQNGLDSEGDNEYTLMSIDTIINGKEGIFQGLIPILNCYLENMEVDVDTRCTILNYLKLIKRRASGELMTMAKWMREFVDKHPQYKQDSVITDRINYDLLRKCDSITKGEERCPELIGDPVNRGK; from the exons ATGGGCTTGCTGTCAAAAGGGTCACCGCTCAACTGGGAAGAAACCAAAAAATATGCAGACCATGTTAGGAAACATGGCATCGTTCAGTTTCTCAACATCTATAACAAGGTGAAAGAACGACAGAAAGATGTCTTATTGTGGGGCGATGAG GTGGAATACATGTTGATTGAAATGGATGAGAAAAATGGAAAGGTTCGTCTTGTTCTCAATGGTGGAGAGGTTTTGGAAACCCTTCAAGACAAAGGAGAAAAGACCAACCCCAA CCATCCTACCCTTTGGAGGCCAGAGTATGGCAGCTACATGATCGAAGGGACTCCGGGGCAGCCCTACGGTGGGACGATGTCAGAGTTCAACACAGTGGAGGACAACATGGGGAAGCGAAGGCGAGAGGCCTCATCTGTGCTGAATAAGAATGAAACACTTGCCACCATCACGTCATTCCCAAG GTTAGGCTGCCCAGGCTTCACACAGCCAGAATACAAGCCAACACCTGTTGAAAAGGGAGTGTCAAAATCACTGTTCTTCCCAGATGAAGCCATAAACAGACACCCAAGATTCAG CACCCTGACCAGAAACATTCGTcacagaagaggagagaaggtggTGATCAATGTACCCA TCTTTAAAGACAAATGCACCCCATCTCCATTTGTGGAGAAGTTTCCGGAAGATGATGGGGAGGCCGCCAGGGCAGCTCTACCTGATCACATCTACATGGATGCCATGGGATTTGGAATGGGCAACTGCTGTCTTCAG GTGACATTCCAAGCCTGCAGCATTGAAGAGGCGAGGTACCTTTATGACCAACTAGCAACATTCTGCCCTATAATG ATGGCCCTCAGTGCTGCTTCGCCGTTCTACAGAGGCTATGTGTCAGACATTGATTGTCGCTGGGGAGTTATTTCTGCCTCGGTAGATGACAGGACCGGGGAAGAGAGGGGGCTGGAG ccttTGAAAACCAACAAATTTCGAATCTTGAAATCCAGATATGATTCAATCGACAGCTACCTCTCCAGCTGTGGCGATAGGTACAATGACATAGATCTGACAATAGACGAGGAGATCAACAAACAACTGCTGGATGCAG GGATTGACAAACTGCTGGCCCAACACATAGCCCATCTCTTCATCCGGGATCCGCTCTCACTATTTGAAGAGAAAATTTACTTGGATGATGAAAACGAGTCTGATCATTTTGAG AATCTGCAGTCAACCAACTGGCAGACAATGAGGTTCAAACCTCCTCCTCCAAACTCGGACATCGGATGGCGAGTTGAGTTCCGTCCCATGGAG GTGCAACTTACCGATTTTGAAAACTCTGCATTCGTTGTTTTCATCGTCCTgctcaccagggttatactgtcCTATAAACTGGACTTTCTCATCCCCTTGTCAAAG GTTGACGAAAACATGAAAGTTGCCCAGAAAAGAAATGCAGTCCAAGAGGGCATGTTTTACTTCCGGAAGGACATCTATAAAG GCTGCAACCCTGCCCTCGATAGCTCCTCATCGGCTGCCCAGAATGGCTTGGACAGTGAGGGCGACAATGAGTACACACTGATGAGCATTGACACAATCATCAATGGAAAG GAAGGAATTTTTCAAGGGTTGATACCAATCCTCAACTGCTACCTAGaaaacatggaggtggatgttgaTACAAGATGCACCATCCTGAACTACCTGAAGCTCATCAAGAGACGTGCCTCTG